A DNA window from Vicinamibacteria bacterium contains the following coding sequences:
- a CDS encoding sugar phosphate isomerase/epimerase yields the protein MARPVTIFTGQWADLPCEEMCRLTRSLGYDGIELACWGDHFEVDRAARDAEYVRRKRELLARHELQAYAISNHLVGQAVCDPIDERHRSILPDHVWGDGDPEGVRRRAADEMVRTGESAQAFGVDTVVGFTGSSVWHLLYAFPPTPQKMIDRGYEDFKSRFMPILDAYQKLGVRFALEVHPTEIAFDIVTAERALQAVGQHPAFGFNFDPSHFGYQGVDYVEFLHRFGDRIFNVHIKDVAWRKTPGESGTFGGHLDFGDRRRQWDFRSPGRGDIDFQAIIRALNEVGYRGPLSVEWEDNGMDRVHGAREACEFVRRMDFVPPASGSFDDAFAR from the coding sequence ATGGCTAGACCGGTCACCATATTTACCGGGCAGTGGGCCGATCTTCCTTGCGAGGAGATGTGCCGGCTCACGCGCTCGCTCGGCTACGACGGTATCGAGCTGGCTTGCTGGGGCGATCACTTCGAGGTCGACCGGGCGGCTCGCGATGCGGAGTACGTCCGGCGAAAGCGCGAGCTGCTCGCACGGCACGAGCTCCAGGCTTACGCCATCTCGAACCATCTCGTCGGCCAGGCTGTCTGCGACCCGATCGATGAGCGGCACCGGAGCATCCTTCCCGACCACGTGTGGGGCGATGGCGATCCCGAAGGGGTCCGTCGGCGCGCCGCCGACGAGATGGTGCGGACGGGCGAGAGCGCCCAAGCCTTCGGCGTCGATACCGTCGTCGGTTTCACCGGAAGCTCCGTGTGGCATTTGCTCTACGCATTCCCCCCGACGCCTCAGAAGATGATCGACCGGGGCTACGAGGACTTCAAAAGCCGCTTCATGCCCATTCTCGATGCCTATCAGAAGTTAGGGGTCCGGTTCGCCCTCGAGGTCCATCCAACGGAGATCGCTTTCGACATCGTGACGGCCGAACGAGCGCTCCAGGCGGTGGGCCAGCACCCCGCTTTCGGCTTCAACTTCGACCCCAGCCATTTCGGATACCAGGGAGTGGACTACGTCGAGTTCCTGCATCGATTCGGCGACCGGATCTTCAACGTCCACATCAAGGACGTGGCCTGGAGAAAGACTCCGGGCGAGTCCGGTACGTTCGGTGGGCACCTCGACTTCGGCGATCGGCGCCGGCAATGGGACTTCCGCTCGCCCGGGCGGGGAGATATCGATTTCCAGGCGATCATCCGCGCCCTGAACGAAGTGGGCTACCGGGGCCCGCTTTCGGTGGAGTGGGAGGACAACGGCATGGATCGCGTTCACGGAGCCCGTGAGGCTTGCGAGTTCGTGAGGCGAATGGACTTCGTACCGCCCGCGAGTGGGAGCTTCGACGACGCCTTCGCGCGCTAG
- a CDS encoding gfo/Idh/MocA family oxidoreductase, which produces SLAWRQEEPNSLLLKWPYRPREIVRAGVNYNGLSSEALRATRLPAGHPEGYIEAFANLYRSFASTLRGEGELDCPTVHDGARGMAFIEAAVESSRANGKWTRIQET; this is translated from the coding sequence AAGCCTCGCGTGGCGACAGGAAGAGCCCAACTCGCTGCTCCTGAAATGGCCTTATCGCCCGCGAGAGATCGTTCGCGCCGGCGTGAATTACAACGGGCTGAGCTCCGAGGCACTCCGGGCGACTCGGCTTCCAGCCGGACACCCCGAGGGGTACATCGAGGCGTTCGCCAACCTCTACCGGAGCTTCGCGTCGACACTTCGCGGGGAAGGGGAGCTCGATTGCCCCACGGTTCACGACGGCGCGCGGGGCATGGCCTTCATCGAGGCGGCGGTGGAAAGCTCGAGGGCGAACGGCAAGTGGACCCGAATCCAGGAGACGTGA